The following are from one region of the Roseobacter fucihabitans genome:
- a CDS encoding P-II family nitrogen regulator: MKLIIATIKPFKLEEVREALTEAGVRGMMVTEIKGFGSQSGHTEIYRGAEYAVNFVPKVKIEIVVAESTVDMVVETITKTAHTGKIGDGKIFVLSVDQAVRVRTGETNEDAL; encoded by the coding sequence GTGAAACTCATCATTGCAACAATCAAGCCGTTCAAGCTCGAGGAGGTGCGCGAAGCACTTACCGAAGCAGGGGTACGCGGCATGATGGTGACCGAAATCAAAGGCTTTGGCTCTCAATCGGGCCACACCGAAATATACCGCGGCGCAGAATATGCCGTGAATTTTGTACCAAAGGTTAAAATCGAAATCGTCGTGGCGGAAAGCACGGTGGATATGGTCGTCGAGACAATTACGAAGACGGCGCATACGGGCAAAATTGGCGACGGGAAGATATTCGTCCTGAGCGTGGATCAGGCCGTTCGTGTCCGCACCGGCGAAACCAATGAAGACGCGCTGTGA
- a CDS encoding transglycosylase domain-containing protein has product MSDKRKGKRPLVADKRYAAQPKKPRKATVKPKSKPRRTARRKTPAKRRGGLIGLFQRLLRWVLRLIWRITWRIGAVVCLLLSLAVGYYYTTLPEVTELLDGRARGSVTLLDDRGQVFAWRGDQFGGVVTADTVSPHLRNAIVATEDKRFYRHFGISPRGIASAVRINLSEGRGPLSGHGGSTITQQVAKLLCLGVPYDPAVQSEAEYEAECRRGTIKRKASEAIYALAMEAKYSKNDILTIYMNRAFLGAGARGFEAASQRYFGKSAANVTPAESAMLAGLLVAPTRFAPTNDLTRSQRRAATIVRLMNEQGYLSEAEARSARNNPAELSAAAEARAGGYFADWVMSSGPEFFTRKTTEDVIIRTTLDQRMQRAADDAMKWVFENKIRAGSKAQAAIVVMSADGAVRAMVGGRKTRVSGAFNRAVQAKRQTGSAFKPFVYAAALDLGYSPNDTVMDEPLTINIPGSGPWTPRNYTNRFYGSVSLTRALKDSLNIPAVKVSEFVGRDLVRQVASDFGLQSDLAAGPALALGASESTLIEMTGAYAGILNGGSSVTPYGLVELRLLGDDAPVMGTGGGIGERVIQESAAQQLVYMMEKVVSDGTGQRAQFGGRALAGKTGTTQAARDAWFVGFSADYVAGVWMGYDDNTPLTGVTGAGLPAEIWRETMVRVHEGVPIKPLPMMTPSQAGEAREPSPGQQGSSTGPVGILEGLLRDILGGGSGRQPEPNVSGSDR; this is encoded by the coding sequence ATGAGCGACAAACGCAAAGGCAAGCGGCCCCTGGTCGCGGATAAACGCTATGCTGCGCAGCCTAAGAAGCCGCGTAAAGCGACGGTAAAGCCGAAATCCAAACCGCGCAGGACCGCGCGCCGGAAGACCCCCGCGAAACGGCGTGGCGGGCTGATCGGGCTGTTTCAAAGGCTCCTGCGGTGGGTTCTGCGCTTGATTTGGCGCATTACCTGGCGGATTGGGGCCGTAGTCTGCCTGCTGCTCTCTTTGGCTGTTGGCTATTATTATACCACGCTGCCAGAGGTGACCGAATTGCTCGACGGTCGTGCGCGCGGCTCTGTCACGCTTCTGGATGATAGGGGTCAGGTTTTTGCCTGGCGCGGCGACCAGTTCGGCGGCGTTGTTACAGCAGATACTGTCTCGCCGCACCTGCGCAACGCAATTGTGGCCACGGAAGACAAACGTTTCTACCGGCATTTCGGTATCAGCCCGCGTGGTATTGCAAGCGCCGTGCGCATCAACCTCAGCGAGGGGCGCGGGCCGTTGTCGGGCCACGGCGGCTCCACGATCACGCAGCAAGTGGCAAAGCTGCTCTGCCTGGGTGTGCCCTATGATCCCGCCGTTCAGAGTGAGGCGGAATATGAGGCGGAATGTCGGCGCGGCACAATCAAGCGTAAGGCCTCGGAGGCGATTTATGCGCTGGCTATGGAAGCGAAATACTCCAAGAATGACATCCTGACGATCTATATGAACCGCGCCTTTCTGGGGGCAGGTGCGCGCGGGTTCGAGGCGGCAAGCCAGAGGTATTTCGGTAAATCCGCGGCCAATGTCACCCCGGCTGAATCTGCGATGCTCGCCGGTCTGTTGGTCGCGCCCACGCGGTTCGCACCGACAAATGATCTCACGCGCTCGCAAAGACGCGCGGCGACAATTGTGCGGTTGATGAACGAACAGGGCTATTTGTCAGAGGCTGAGGCGCGCAGTGCACGAAATAATCCGGCAGAACTTTCCGCAGCCGCCGAAGCGCGCGCGGGGGGGTATTTCGCCGATTGGGTCATGTCATCGGGGCCGGAGTTTTTTACCCGCAAGACCACCGAGGATGTGATCATCAGAACAACGCTGGATCAGCGCATGCAGCGTGCCGCGGACGACGCCATGAAATGGGTGTTCGAAAACAAGATCCGGGCAGGCAGCAAGGCCCAGGCGGCGATCGTCGTGATGTCCGCGGATGGGGCTGTGCGCGCCATGGTCGGTGGGCGCAAAACCAGGGTTTCAGGCGCCTTTAACCGCGCGGTACAGGCTAAACGCCAAACCGGTTCGGCGTTCAAACCTTTTGTGTACGCCGCAGCATTGGACCTTGGCTACTCGCCCAACGACACGGTTATGGACGAACCGCTGACCATCAATATTCCCGGTTCCGGTCCCTGGACGCCGCGAAATTATACAAACAGATTTTACGGCTCGGTTTCCTTGACCCGGGCGTTAAAAGACAGCCTCAACATACCCGCGGTCAAGGTCTCCGAATTCGTCGGGCGCGATTTGGTGCGCCAGGTTGCCAGCGATTTTGGGTTGCAAAGCGATCTGGCCGCAGGTCCCGCGCTGGCGCTGGGTGCATCAGAGAGCACGCTGATTGAAATGACCGGTGCCTATGCAGGTATTCTGAACGGCGGCTCATCTGTTACGCCTTACGGTCTCGTGGAATTGCGCCTGTTGGGCGATGATGCGCCTGTGATGGGAACGGGTGGTGGGATCGGCGAGCGCGTCATTCAGGAAAGTGCCGCGCAGCAGTTGGTCTATATGATGGAAAAAGTGGTGTCCGACGGGACCGGGCAGCGCGCGCAGTTCGGCGGGCGCGCGCTCGCGGGTAAAACCGGCACGACACAAGCCGCGCGCGATGCCTGGTTTGTTGGATTTTCGGCTGATTATGTCGCCGGTGTCTGGATGGGATATGACGACAATACCCCTCTTACCGGTGTGACCGGGGCCGGGTTGCCGGCAGAAATTTGGCGTGAAACCATGGTGCGCGTACATGAAGGGGTCCCCATCAAGCCGCTGCCGATGATGACGCCCTCGCAAGCGGGAGAAGCGCGCGAACCGTCACCGGGCCAGCAAGGAAGCAGTACCGG